The nucleotide window CTCTTATACAAACACCTTCACCTTCGGATATATTTATGTCTCAtttgcattacattttttaatggATTGAATATCATacataattttctatttttttttatttgtgtaggCTACGACAAAAAATGAAGAACTTCGAGACCAAATAATTCACCTAGAGAGATCACTCAAGGATGTTGGTAAAAAGTTATAAGAAGTGAGTATTGTTGATTGTTGTTtcaattcttttaaattatatttttaataatcaataaaagcTTGTACAATAAGTGTGCATTGTTTGAGTTTAGTATTGGAGTACATTATTTGAATTGCATAGTTACTTTATTATTTGTCACTTTGAATTGAATTCATAGAATGTGGATTATGTTTGTTGACACTTGACTTAtttgcattaattttttaatggattgagtatcataatattttacactaaaaattatttattttcaagatCACATTCTTTCTATAGAAAATACAAAACATAAATACCGAATAATTCATCTTATGTGAGTCATCTTATGTGAGCAGACGAGAATGCTAATCTAAAGTTTGAGAAAATGACTACCACTTATTGGTCTTTCAATTCTTATAACATATGTGTTGATTAATAAGTAAATGTGCATTATTTGAGTAAAGCAAGTTCTTTAGTGTGCATTACTAGACTATTTATCACTTTGAACTAAATTCAATATATTactgattaatttttttgtcatgcCCAAGTGttgtcttttaaaaataattttagtccttataaaattgtcactttttttttattttagttttcaaattcCATTCCAAGTCCTTAGTTAATTTTCAATTTCGTCATACtttaatcattttgaaattactataatatttttttcattcatttttatttcaccAATATGATCGTCAAACAATATTGTTGAAAGCATTATTAAGAGTTAACGACAAAGGGGAAAGTGGAACCAATGGCCTAAGCATCCACCCTATCTGCTTGAACAcattttaaataacttaaacTTATTTAAACCCTAATCTACCTAAGCTTAAAGTCTATGTGTCCAAAATTTTGGAatatttaatactatattttttccTATTGGAATTCTCATCAATCAATTATGGTTGGGTTTAGGTTCAAAAAGTCTAAAATGTGACAAATTAATTAGACTTACTTTAAACTTATGCTATTTTGACTCTCcctttcatttttctctccaTGAATGAAAGTTTTTCTATTTGGTGTTTTTACTGTGAATAACCCTtagaatttctaaaaattagaggtggaggaggaaAATCTAACTAAGTCTTCAAGTGTACACTTTGAtcttattttgtaataaaaggaaaagaattgGACTTATTTTAGATccatttttttaagctttcaatTTTGGTTAATTTTGAGTTAAGTGGGTTAAGGTATTTTATGTGAGTTCAAGTTGGTTGGCTAATACTTGGGCTTGGTAGTTCCACTTttaccttaaaaataatttgaatgatACATAACTATATTGATGATGAGATAAATGGatgaaaaaaagttagaaatttcTAAAATGACTTGATATAAGACAAAATTAATTGAGGACTaaaatagaaatttgaattttttttaggaactaaaatcgaaaaatgacaattttatatggactaaaaatatttttaaaataacacaaCTTCAAACATAACAAATCTATGAGACTATCACATTATATGCCCATAAGTGAGAGTTGCAATTCCATGTGATGATCTCACATGACATCCATATCATAATTACTATTTAAACGTCATGTTACATAAGAAATTTGCACAGGAAGTACTAACATGTATTTCTATTAAACATGatatcaattcaaaatttcaatttaatcagataaattaaaactactaatgaaaaaaaatgaaaaattaaatatatacacacaaatttacaaagaataaaatccaaaatttgaaattttataaactcTAAAAACTTAATAAATCCAACCTTATTTTCTTGTAGTGAGCCGTGATAATAGTCACATATATGTGAATATTGATTTGTTCTGCTCATGTAAAGAGAGTTGATTAGAAAAGTAACACGTTACATGTATACAGCCGAATGACAACAGTTATTCattaaaaagaaaggaaataaagATGTGACATTAAGGTCTTAAAAACTTTGATAGCTGCGGCTATCCAGTGTGTGGTGGGCATCATCTACATGTACTACAAAAAATTCACATTTCCTGGTAGTGAGTTGTCAAGTGGATTTATTTCCACTTGTCGTTGTCATTCTCTATAactatataatttttagttttccaTTGGCTTTTCTCCAAAAccttaacaaataacaaatggAGCCCAGCTATGCGCCACCATTTTAAAGTACAAACAAAATCAGTAATCACCCATTACTCAGTTACCCCGCGAAATTCCCACGGTTTCACTTTTGCATACCACAATGTTGTCTGCTCACGTCCTCAATCCAAACCATTATCTCCGTTTCCTTTctccatgtatatatataaacaagaaTAGAAACAAGGTTTGTCATCTTAAAACTTACCACCAAATTAACCAAACTGTCTCCTTATATATATGTAcgttacacatgaatatgatactatatataaatatagttGACCCTATTATTCCTCTCACAAATATCATATCCTCCGATTAAACTAGTGAAACTAAACAAGTTCCAAATTATTTCATTCCCCTTTCCTAGCTAGACCCACCTACTTCCTATTCCTTAATTTCTCATTTCATTCATTTCCCCACGTGCCAAAAAAAAACCTTGCTTTTCTTGCAAACAACACCACCACCAAACAtggcatcatcatcatcattatcatcatcaaagaGGCATCCATTGTACCATGGAATCCGTTGCCGTGGAGGAAAATGGGTTACTGAAATCCGCGAACCGCGAAAAACAAACCGCATATGGCTGGGGACGTTCCTGACTCCGGAGATGGCGGCCGCAGCCTACGACGTGGCGGCGTTGGCCCTGAAAGGCGGCGAGGCGGTTCTCAACTTCCCTGACTCGGTTGGCGGGTATCCGGTGCCGGCATCCAAATCGCCTGCGGACATTCGCACCGCTGCCATTGCTGCAGCAGAACTCATGAAGCCTGAAGCaagccacaacaacaacaacgttaATGCATCAACAACAAATGAGGCAGAAGTAGTTCAGTATGATAACAATAACGTTTTCACTTCGTTTGATACTGAGTTTATGGACGAGGAGGCCATATTTTCCATGCCAAGTTTGCTGGTCGATATGGCTGGGGGAATGTTGCTATCTCCTCCCAGAATGAGCCCTCCCTCCGATGACTCAACCCAAAGTTATGTTGGAGAAACTTTGTGGAACTTTTGATCCCTCtataatataaatcaattaattaaactaatataATGGGATTAATAGGAAAATTTGGTTATATTATATGGTATCGAAGTGAGAACTTGGatataattaatatgtaaattaattaaattgagaaCTAAGGGTAGTAAAACTAAGGCAGGGCTACTTTGTTCTGAGACCATGTGTCTGTGTGTTTTAGTAGTTCTACTATATGTCTATATGTAAGGTTTTCCATGCCTGTGACTTATGAGAATGCATCTGGGTGCTTTGTATCAGAAGTTTCCTtatgcttttttcttttcttttcttttactttttttttatgagacatttgaatcaaacttttccttttcttttttgcctCTTCTTTAAGTAGTATATGCATGATTTTTCTGTTGTTCAAGAGTACTAAAACTGGAAACAGGAGGGAGACATAAATAGCAGCTTGAGACGCGATGAATAAGAAGATCTCTCGATTGCGACGCCGCAAAAGTTAGAAAAGCGGGTAGTTTATGTTCTTTAATGGAATGATATATGAAGCAGGAAATGTACCatgcttaaaatttattttattcgcACACTATTTTTTGCactctatttttatataatgaatGGTGGACATTGGACAATTCTGCCGTCTAAAACGTCAAACTAAACTAAATTAAGAGATCTAACTcaatcttttatattattttttaatttttactgataaatatatattaaattaatatttattattattatttttaactgatatattatttattatattgaacATTAAGATATAAATTAGttgatatgaaattattttaaataaattattaatgattttaagtTTGAGTTTTGAAAGCTTAAATAATCTTTGGTAAACTTCAAGATATGATGTTTGAGGTAAAAATAAGAGAtagaaaaatagagagaaatgtaacaaatataatatcatacgataaaaatataaaaacaaaatgaaataaaaaagtaaatatattttcaacaaaGATAAGCAAACAATTTTGACTTATACGTCATTCAATAGGTCAAGATACTGAATCACCCGTCAGTTACTGAATTAGTTCCTGCTAGTAGAATCTTTGGAAACAATACACTCGTCACGcttaagaataaataataagtaaaatgcattgtttaaaacttaataataaagaaaatatattaatatattttttcctattattgatttttaaacaaTGGTGAAGacgttacaattttttttaagatcttataattaaaaaggtTTTGTAGATGGAAAGAGTATTTAACCCCTTAAGTGGTAAATTCAACTCCAAATTagtcaaaatttaataaagttccaaataaaaaaagagtttctaaaaacaaaagtaaagaaaaaacgaattatttttattaagaaaaatattatttgaatgaaTATCACTATATATCGCTATGCCAAATTTGATATTACAATTAGACCAAACACGGGTGGTCCATCCCATTAATATAATAAACTCGGGGAAgagataatgttatttttaatttgagtcAACATCTACAGATATATGATATTACTTGATTAAACCTTTCCGCTGTTCAGTTGTCTGGGTTGCAATCATGGGAGGGGgccttcctctctctctctctctcttgtcaTCTTACTGCTACTAAATAAATGGTAAACACTAGAAAtgaaaagaacaagaaatttccCCTACGCGGTAAATGTAATTGTGTTTGAGGTGTGTTGACGATAATATATAGttaattcaaaaatcaaagctaaactgatatatatatatatatatatatatatcacatgtaTTCTTTACATTATTTAAGTCAGACAACTGTTGATAAAATATCTGTCATGTCTTGCTTCTATCAATTAAGTGGGCCAaggattagttttttttttttttgcagttaATTACTGTATAAGTTTAATGCCCTTAATTTAGACATACTAATTAAGTTAATAAAGTACTACAGTAAATATAATgtttgatatttaaaataattaatgtgctATTATTAGTAAACTTAGGTTGTGTGTATTAATGTATCATGAGTCTCATTGTACAATGACATTTTATACTTAGGTTGGCCAGTGCAGGTTGTACAGAAAGTTTCGATgccaaaagtaaaaatatagagacAAAGAGCTGTATACGAAATTAAAGAACTCAATTCAAGGCTGGATAACATGTAGTGTCTTGATTATGCCAGTAGCTAGGGAAAGGCAGTTATATAGAAATTAGTTAGAGCATATCATCCAACCGCGTAATACTAATTTCTTCCGTGGAAGCCCTAACAGGTTTTCACCAGCATTAACTATTGCTACAATTTCCATGTCTATAGtctcaataatttaatttaataagcaCAGCTAGCCAAGTAATTGTCTAGTTCAAGTGTGTACTTAGTGGTCCAGTGTTGATGAGTCAATATCATCAGATGCAGGAGGAAGAACAAAAAGATTGAAATAAAAGGAGTGACTTTTATTGATCCAAAAGGGAATGGGACCAAATAAGTTTCAGTGATGAGCAGAAATTTGAGCAGCAAAGTTTGAAATTAAGAAGCAAAAGATTTTGACTAAAGTGACGACACAAATGGCCGACATCTTTCCTTCTGACCCCTCGTTCTTCATGGCTCCAATCCTATCACTGCTTTTTGGTTGGTgacctctctctttctctcttttccttttctcctaTAATTGGGAGCAtatcttatttataattatatgcaTGTTTTAATATCGCGACCAAACCACTGGTTTTTtcttacattaaaaattaaggtAAGACAGGAGTGGATTCTGGCTGGTTCATTGTTTTCAATCTAATTAATGCACAACAGAAAACGGAGAATTGAATATTGAAACACGATCCATACGCGACCGTCTCTAGTACGTActacctttttcttctttcttttttagttcTATTATTTCATGTTTTCAACATTTGATATGTAATAGTGtacataatcatttttttagacagacaatttaaaaataaattgcaaattaaaattaagaaagaaaaacttcTCACTGTCCAATACGTATgttcaattaaaaatcatttttcattctttttcaagaatttaattaaaaaatttatatactcTCATTTAATTATGTATATCAACATATACCCTAAGATTAtagaattttgtaataattgttTATAAGTCATATCTAAagtgaattttatttcattGGTAGTGTAGAATTTTTATATTGACATTTTTTGGTACAATTTTTACATTGACATTGtgtctagattttttttatgtattattacaTGTAATGTCACTCATATGTATCTACTTCGCGCTGGGTTGTTATCCAAAATAATATAGTTGGATCGAGGATTTGGtgtaattaaaaagtaattgtgTTTTTATTGCTTTTCAGATAATTCTgaccccttttttgtttttctcgcTTCAATATGAGCTCTTTCTCCAAAGGTGGGAGTGAGTATTTGAAAAGGAATTTCAATGCTCAAAGTAGTGTATATTTTGCGAATTCTagtgaaaaatgaatttaaccTATCTATCTATGTTATTATGCACTTATTAATAGCCGAGGATCATTATCAAGTGAGTAACTATTTACGTAATCCACTAAGGTTAATATAAGATATTGGTGGTGATGATTGGGGATTGACATGTAACCGACCTATAGTGAGACCTATACAATATAAAttgtatttgaaaaaatatgtatGAAGTGACAACGAGGATTTGCTTTATAAAAgtataaagaaataatataatattactaTATATACTCTAGATGAAACAAAGTAAAATTGAATAACGAACTAGCTAGTTGGTATGGTGCGTGTAAGTTGAGAGTTCAGTtcctaattttatattttttttaaaaaaaaagagaaggtaaCAAAGGGAGCATCCTGAAGGACACAATCATATTCCTCATTTGGAACAGATTTAAAAGGTTAACTATGTGTGCTCACTTGACTTCCTCGCAATAGGCTGAAAGGATCTCCAACTTCAAGATGTGTAATAAGTGGTCCTCCAAATATATATGTTTCCCAAATGATCCCACTCACCAAGTCCTCGTGGCTTTTAACTTTTACGATTATTCTTcctatcattttcttttctttttcctaattGTTGGTACGATCTAATCATCTTTGTGCTTTGTTTAAGGgttatatatatttgtctttcaacttttttagattttgattttagtctctcctcatttttttaataagttttggtccatctttaattttttattagcattttCATTCTTTGAATTTCTACTGTTAAATGGAGAGAGTACATATTAAAAAGTACAAAATACtcttacataaattaatattaaatatttaagaaattaaaagcattttaaaaaatataaataatttaaaataatattttaaaattaggataaaatataattttgattttttttatagtctgtaattttagtctatatattttaaaatagaaacattttattctttattttaataaattaaggatgaaaatattaaatttttaaaataaaggagaCAGTGTctctatttaaaaatatgagatcaaaattataaattattaaaaataggaTTATGAAAATTGTATTATAACCTTAAAATTATTAGACCTCAAGAATTAGTTAAACTGGGCCTACGATGGGCTACATACGCCATACGCCTACACTCTCCAGTGCCCCGCTAGTTGGATTCAATAAAGAATAGAGAGAATTGCTATTGGCACAAATAACATTGTTATTGGTCtatcaacattaaaaaatttcaaaaatatcatCTCACTTTGTATAGGGGAAACAGAGTTACTTTGTACTAGTGTGGGTGCAAAAAATATTATGCAACAAATGTGTGATTCTATTGTAAAATGCACAATACAATTACATTTTTGTTGTACATGTTTTTGGTATCCTACTAGTGCAGCAAAAGTACatttttattatacaaaatggttgtaaaaacattgcacaaCAGAATTATAATTGACCTacgaaataaagaaaaaaaaatttcctgcATAATTTTAGGTCAAATGCAATCACGATTTCGTTGTGAGATGATTTCTACAACACAATGAAATCGTGATTCCAATGGATTGTCAAAAAATACAAATGGAATCACGATTTCGTTAAACAAATTGCATATGagatcatgattttattatattgacTAAAATGGAGAAAAAAGTGCACATCAAAAAGAGATTTGTGAGGGAAATaagaaaggaaggaaaagagtaaagaaagaaaaagggccAATAACAATTGTGGAGGAATTAATATTAATTCTCAAGAATAGAAACTAGATCCCAAAAAAGGGTTATTTGATTGATAAAATTCTCTTACAATTGTGAGATGTATTTTATTTGTCCTCCTTTCCCAAGCACACCATCAAGTTTCATTTGTTTGCaaagaaaaaggataaaaaatgaacaataaaaTGTGTGAAATTCACATTATTATACTATTGAAAAAAGATTATTCTAtgtaagttaaaatatattttctatgatGATTATTAATCGTTGTCATAGACAACGTTATAAAAAGTCTTtactttttatgataatttcataaaaaatcttCGTAGACAAAGATAtctttttaagacgattttttaaaattcatcttagaataataatttctaaaatgaTTTGTATAAAATCATCgtaaagtaattatatttatttataaaaataccaTTATCTTATATAGTAAGATGATTCTTCaggaatcatttttttttaatagtgttaCCGTcttctttaatttaaatgtattttcgtttctttttttttttttcttatttctttcccCTCAAACCGTGAAAACTCAGTGTTCAACATTTACGATGATACTGTGTAGGACTATGATTTAGGGTAATTATTAAaacatgtgaaaataaaaatgaattgtaTGACTGAGCTAACGTGAATGACATGTTGAATGACCCATCACATATTTTCTATCTTTCTACTTTACACACGAGTCACGACCATGAAAATTCTAAACACGTCTTAGACTCTGTTTCCCAAACAGTCCAAAGCGATAGCATTGATAGCCCGAAACTGCAGCAATAGCGGGGAAATCCGGGTCAAAGTGTTAAGTTTGGCTACAGATTGTGACAATGAATGTCAACCAAGAAATTGGAATGAATCCTTTCAAGTAGCCAAAGCAAGTCTGGCCCCATACAACTAATGCCAACTGTACCCGACCCGTGTCCACATCGTAGCCACGTGCGTTATTCTTCATTCATATCCACTCACTTCAATTCTCACACTCAATTTCACAACTTCCACTTCACATATTATATAAGCCACTCTACAACCAACTCCACTAAGTGCAAACAAAAACACTCTCAACAAATGAATATTCTCGGACAATCATTCAACGAATCAAACAACGGAAGCTACTCTTGTTCGTCGCCGGAGACTGGTAGCTCCTCTAACATTCCAAACACTTTTCACTCCGACGAGGAAGTGCACACACTAGCTTCGGCGCGTCCTAAGAAACGTGCGGGGCGTCGAATTTTTAAGGAGACAAGACACCCGGTGTACCGAGGAGTACGAAGGAGGAACAACAACAAGTGGGTCTGCGAGGTTCGTGTTCCCAACGACAAGTCCACCAGGATTTGGCTTGGAACGTATCCAGTGCCTGAGATGGCCGCACGTGCGCACGACGTCGCCGCGCTCGCGCTTCGGGGCAAGTCGGCTTGCCTCAACTTCGCCGACTCGGCGTGGCGGCTGCCCTTGCCGGCGTCGACAAATGCGAAGGAGATACGGCGAGTGGCGGCGGCGGCTGCTGTAGCGATTGCGGCGGAAGACAGCTGCGGCGAGCAGTTACAGAATAGTATTGTGAATGATGCCGTTGCTGATGATTGTGAAGTTAGCAGAAGTGACGTCAGCTTTGATGAAGATTCCAATAGCAACAAAGGTTTGAGAGTTTTTTGTGATTTGGATGAAATTACAATGGCAGATGCACCGGTTTTTGAGGACATGCGTGAGTGGCTTCAGAGTATGGCGGATGAGCCTTTAAGATCGCCTACTTTTGTAACATATGTTAATGTTAGGGATGTCTGGAACTTTGTGGAGGATGATGCTGAGGTATCCTTGTGGAGCTTCACAATTTAGTGCGTTTAGTTTGTTCTTTGTCTTCTTTCGTTTTTGGTTTTTGTACATAATTAGGAACGGAGGAGTACGAAAATGTACCAAGACCGAGACGATATAAGGAGCTAGCTATATAGGGAGGATCATAAAACTGTAAGACATTGCAAATTTTCTCATTCAGTTGTTTTTGTAATTCTCATAATCATATAGATAAAGGAAaggtttgtaaaataaattttccattttcatcaatatatatatatatatatatatatatatatatatatatatatatatatatatatatatatatatatgcacgtCTTGCAAAGAAACACGTTTTGCAATCCCCCAGCGGTCGATAAAAAAGATACATATAGATATTGTCTTGTTAAATGGCAGCTGATTGCATAATTCATCataaacaaattcaaattaTGCAATCAACAATTAATATGCACGCTGTATGAAACAAAACTTTATTTGCCTTGCATGAAGCAAGTTCCtctaagtaaataattaaaggcATCGGATAAGTAACCAGTGTTAAAATACACCACCTCCATTAGACTATTACGAACTTATCTAAGTAAATAAGGACATTAGATATCTTCTAAGCTATAATGATAGAGCTCAAATAAGTTTAGCTCAAATTTTTAAACttctcatgcatttttcataagagaaataatattttaaaaattcctAAATACTATCAAACACCTTTTCATCAACACACATCTCTCTCTCTAACAGATCATATAACTtacttttcaatttcaaaatccatattcttttaatttatttttatattcctACCCTGTGAACTAAgacatcttttatttatttatttattattatattattcatttttaagacATGATTATATCATATTGTTTATcaataatagtatttttatatGCTTTTGATCCTTCAacttatgtgtgtgtgtgattttaTCATATAGCTTTATcaataatagtatttttatatGTCTTTCCTTAaacgtgtgtgtgtgtttttgttaAGATTAAATGATACTACAAAAGATGCTCAATTAGCATAGTACAATAAGAGTAAACAAATGGAAAAAAAGACATACCCTCACCCTTACCCCAACTGAACGCATACTTTCATATCCCACACCGTACGTGTTACATGAAGGGAACACAACAAATAATGGGCCCCCTcgtaattttcttaattagttttcAACGATCACTCTTTTAGGTGCaatgaaaaaggaaaggaagtGAACCAAAAGATAAGACAATATAGAATTCAAGAGAACCGAAGAATAGATATTTACTCTTTCAACCTATTAATATTAGCGTGTGAAGGATAGTTTATAGAATaacgtttattttttaaatgaaattgagaaaaattaaacgaattaaattaatattttgcaacagtattatttttttaatttgcaagaatgaaaaataaataccatagaatttataataattcacgaATCATATTCCATCACCTGAATTAAAccctttaatttttacaataacattattatcatcattgttCACTTTTGAGTTCaaaagaatatttcttttgaatttaCTATTGAATAAATGTTATGAAGGTTGTAACAACATTTTTAATAGAATTAATGTACATGAAATTCAGCAATCAGTCAAAAAGATATTGTTAATATTCTTCTTAAATACTTTGTATAAAACACAAATTAAGAACTTGATAttagcttcttcttttttggttatttttgtcatcatattaatattgatgattaaaacaaaatagagGAATACTATCAACAATACTTGATAACTGCAAAATTTGATAATCAATTTTGACTAAAAATGAT belongs to Glycine soja cultivar W05 chromosome 5, ASM419377v2, whole genome shotgun sequence and includes:
- the LOC114412077 gene encoding ethylene-responsive transcription factor ERF026-like; protein product: MASSSSLSSSKRHPLYHGIRCRGGKWVTEIREPRKTNRIWLGTFLTPEMAAAAYDVAALALKGGEAVLNFPDSVGGYPVPASKSPADIRTAAIAAAELMKPEASHNNNNVNASTTNEAEVVQYDNNNVFTSFDTEFMDEEAIFSMPSLLVDMAGGMLLSPPRMSPPSDDSTQSYVGETLWNF
- the LOC114412078 gene encoding dehydration-responsive element-binding protein 1F-like encodes the protein MNILGQSFNESNNGSYSCSSPETGSSSNIPNTFHSDEEVHTLASARPKKRAGRRIFKETRHPVYRGVRRRNNNKWVCEVRVPNDKSTRIWLGTYPVPEMAARAHDVAALALRGKSACLNFADSAWRLPLPASTNAKEIRRVAAAAAVAIAAEDSCGEQLQNSIVNDAVADDCEVSRSDVSFDEDSNSNKGLRVFCDLDEITMADAPVFEDMREWLQSMADEPLRSPTFVTYVNVRDVWNFVEDDAEVSLWSFTI